One Curtobacterium herbarum genomic window carries:
- the phnC gene encoding phosphonate ABC transporter ATP-binding protein, with the protein MHRTTTSPVISVSGVTKDFGTTRALDHVDLSVEQGEVVVLLGLSGSGKSTLLRHVNGLERPSSGSVRVLGQEVPTLRPRALRTMRGRVAMVFQQFELVPALTVLENVLTGALSRLRGPRLGVWSYPRAVRTAALTHLDRVGLLEKAHQRADELSGGQQQRVAIARALMQDPEILLADEPVASLDPESSAQVMRLIREIAADDGLTVVCSLHQVDIALGWGDRIVGLRHGAVVLDLPTAGISKAQVMEIYGRVSTSSAEIRVIATELGDVELLDAARSTGDR; encoded by the coding sequence ATGCACCGCACGACGACCTCCCCGGTGATCTCCGTCAGCGGGGTCACGAAGGACTTCGGCACCACGAGGGCACTCGACCACGTCGACCTGTCCGTCGAGCAGGGGGAGGTCGTCGTGCTGCTCGGGTTGTCCGGGTCCGGCAAGTCGACGCTGTTGCGGCACGTCAACGGACTCGAACGGCCGAGCTCCGGTTCGGTCCGCGTCCTCGGCCAGGAGGTCCCCACGCTGCGTCCGCGCGCGTTGCGGACCATGCGTGGCCGCGTCGCCATGGTCTTCCAGCAGTTCGAGCTCGTCCCCGCCCTGACGGTCCTCGAGAACGTCCTGACCGGAGCGCTCTCACGGCTCCGCGGACCGCGGCTCGGCGTCTGGTCCTACCCGCGGGCCGTCCGGACCGCGGCGTTGACCCACCTGGACCGAGTCGGCCTGCTCGAGAAGGCCCACCAGCGGGCCGACGAGCTCTCCGGTGGGCAGCAGCAGCGCGTCGCGATCGCGCGCGCCCTCATGCAGGACCCGGAGATCCTGCTCGCCGACGAACCGGTCGCGTCACTCGACCCGGAGTCGAGCGCGCAGGTCATGCGACTCATCCGGGAGATCGCCGCGGACGACGGCCTCACGGTCGTGTGCAGCCTGCACCAGGTCGACATCGCGCTCGGCTGGGGTGACCGCATCGTCGGTCTCCGGCACGGTGCGGTCGTCCTGGACCTGCCGACCGCCGGCATCAGCAAGGCGCAGGTGATGGAGATCTACGGCCGGGTGAGCACCTCGTCGGCCGAGATCCGGGTCATCGCGACCGAGCTCGGCGACGTCGAGCTGCTCGACGCAGCCCGGTCGACGGGGGACCGGTGA
- a CDS encoding alpha-D-ribose 1-methylphosphonate 5-phosphate C-P-lyase PhnJ — translation MSGELVYNVGYLDEQTKRMIRRALLKAVAIPGFQVPFASREVPMPRGWGTGGVQVTAAVIGEDDVLKVIDQGADDTTNAVSIRQFFAKVSGAATTTRTDEATVIQTRHRIPETPLHDGQVMVYQVPIPEPLRFLEPRETETRRMHALEEYGLVYVKLYEDIARFGHIATTYAYPVMVNGRYLMDPSPTPSFDNPKLHRSPALHLYGAGREKRIYAVPPFTDVVSLGFEDHPFEPQRFEQPCAICGSTGVYLDEIITDDVGGVLFACSDTDHCERAAAGTAAGGAAPAGGAPGAAVPTAVPTTTTEEVTA, via the coding sequence ATGAGCGGCGAGCTGGTGTACAACGTCGGGTACCTCGACGAGCAGACCAAGCGGATGATCCGCCGCGCCCTGCTCAAGGCGGTGGCGATCCCCGGGTTCCAGGTGCCGTTCGCGTCCCGCGAGGTGCCGATGCCGCGGGGATGGGGCACGGGCGGCGTGCAGGTGACCGCCGCCGTGATCGGTGAGGACGACGTCCTGAAGGTCATCGACCAGGGCGCCGACGACACCACGAACGCGGTGTCCATCCGCCAGTTCTTCGCCAAGGTGAGCGGCGCCGCCACCACGACCCGCACGGACGAGGCGACGGTCATCCAGACCCGGCACCGCATCCCCGAGACACCGCTGCACGACGGCCAGGTCATGGTCTACCAGGTGCCGATCCCCGAGCCGCTGCGCTTCCTGGAGCCGCGCGAGACCGAGACGCGGCGGATGCACGCGCTCGAGGAGTACGGCCTGGTCTACGTGAAGCTCTACGAGGACATCGCCCGGTTCGGCCACATCGCCACGACGTACGCGTACCCGGTGATGGTCAACGGGCGGTACCTGATGGACCCGTCGCCGACCCCGAGCTTCGACAACCCGAAGCTGCACCGGAGCCCTGCGCTGCACCTGTACGGCGCCGGTCGTGAGAAGCGCATCTACGCCGTGCCGCCGTTCACCGATGTCGTCAGCCTGGGGTTCGAGGACCACCCGTTCGAGCCCCAGCGGTTCGAGCAGCCGTGTGCGATCTGCGGGTCGACCGGGGTGTACCTCGACGAGATCATCACGGACGACGTCGGGGGCGTGCTGTTCGCCTGCTCGGACACCGACCACTGCGAGCGGGCCGCCGCGGGCACCGCCGCTGGAGGCGCCGCCCCCGCGGGCGGGGCCCCCGGGGCCGCCGTGCCCACCGCCGTCCCGACCACGACGACCGAGGAGGTCACCGCATGA
- a CDS encoding phosphate/phosphite/phosphonate ABC transporter substrate-binding protein — protein sequence MHLSRSKRIGIVGSVLTLAVVALTGCSGSSTAATGDGPAAGSSSSGSWAKSQGTIVFGAVPDQAGSDANNKPLEDYIAKETGYKVEYYPTADYTALIAASVAGKVDVMSSGGLQYVQATNKGAALMPVAATLSSPDVEDPGYYSVAITKAGSSITSLKQAKGKTVCFVDPNSTSGFLFGLYQLSKAGVDVSTSGTDASGNPKFTAFTAYFAGAHDKSEQAVASGQCDLGFAEDSVAEPAVKKGDITALGKQYVPGGPLSISTKLPKDVQTKLAKVLSGASPDAIKKAGITLTDGFTQGYFGVRAEDASYYKSIRDLCSTIPSADCAK from the coding sequence ATGCATCTGTCCCGAAGCAAGCGCATCGGCATCGTCGGCTCCGTCCTGACCCTCGCGGTGGTCGCCCTGACCGGTTGCTCGGGGAGCAGCACCGCCGCGACCGGCGACGGCCCGGCCGCAGGCTCCTCCTCGTCCGGCAGCTGGGCGAAGTCCCAGGGCACGATCGTCTTCGGTGCCGTCCCCGACCAGGCCGGTTCCGACGCGAACAACAAGCCGCTCGAGGACTACATCGCGAAGGAGACCGGCTACAAGGTGGAGTACTACCCCACCGCCGACTACACCGCGCTCATCGCCGCCTCGGTCGCCGGCAAGGTCGACGTGATGTCCTCCGGTGGTCTGCAGTACGTCCAGGCGACCAACAAGGGCGCGGCGCTGATGCCGGTGGCCGCGACGCTGAGCTCGCCGGACGTCGAGGACCCCGGGTACTACTCCGTGGCCATCACCAAGGCCGGCTCGTCGATCACCTCGTTGAAGCAGGCCAAGGGCAAGACCGTCTGCTTCGTGGACCCGAACTCCACCTCGGGCTTCCTGTTCGGGCTCTACCAGCTGTCCAAGGCCGGCGTCGACGTCTCCACCTCGGGGACGGACGCCAGCGGCAACCCGAAGTTCACGGCGTTCACCGCGTACTTCGCCGGTGCGCACGACAAGTCCGAGCAGGCCGTGGCATCGGGACAGTGCGACCTCGGGTTCGCCGAGGACTCGGTCGCCGAGCCGGCCGTGAAGAAGGGCGACATCACGGCCCTCGGCAAGCAGTACGTCCCCGGAGGCCCGCTCTCGATCTCGACGAAGCTGCCGAAGGACGTCCAGACGAAGCTCGCCAAGGTCCTGTCGGGTGCATCGCCGGACGCCATCAAGAAGGCCGGGATCACCCTGACCGACGGCTTCACCCAGGGGTACTTCGGGGTCCGGGCCGAGGACGCGTCGTACTACAAGTCGATCCGCGACCTCTGCTCCACCATCCCCAGCGCCGACTGCGCCAAGTGA
- the phnG gene encoding phosphonate C-P lyase system protein PhnG: MQTEPGVPAAVAERQRWMRTLALAPTAELDAAWRRLDPKPDVQAIRGPETGLVMVRARVDAGGDRFNLGEATVSRATVRLHGGPLDADVVGTSYLLGTDLEHARLAAVFDGLLADAGLREQVLADVVEPLEDARAERDEARRVEARSTLVDFFTVSREHA; this comes from the coding sequence ATGCAGACCGAACCCGGAGTGCCGGCGGCCGTCGCCGAACGGCAGCGGTGGATGCGCACCCTCGCGCTCGCACCGACCGCGGAGCTCGACGCCGCGTGGCGACGACTCGACCCGAAGCCCGACGTGCAGGCCATCCGCGGTCCGGAGACCGGACTCGTCATGGTCCGTGCGCGGGTCGACGCCGGCGGGGACCGCTTCAACCTCGGCGAGGCGACGGTGAGCCGCGCGACGGTGCGGCTGCACGGCGGCCCGCTCGACGCCGACGTCGTCGGGACCTCCTACCTGCTCGGCACCGACCTGGAGCACGCGCGGCTCGCGGCCGTCTTCGACGGACTGCTCGCCGACGCCGGCCTGCGGGAGCAGGTGCTCGCCGACGTCGTCGAGCCGCTCGAGGACGCCCGGGCCGAGCGCGACGAAGCCCGCCGGGTCGAGGCCCGCAGCACCCTGGTCGACTTCTTCACGGTCTCCCGGGAGCACGCATGA
- a CDS encoding PhnE/PtxC family ABC transporter permease: MTALGAPRVSRAGDVGDRAPRRPVAVQRIIAGVVVLGMVAFGAWSLSELDFGWSAVPTSIANAAKVFQQMDPISFPAPGDLVYLIGLTVGIVILGTAVAAVISVPVAWIAAANTTPVAWSRWLGRGIGALTRAVPDVVIALAFSLTFALGSPLPGILALGIHSIGMISKLFADAIEQIDDGPRLAVRAAGGSRAQEFWSGVVPQVLPSWIAIALHRFDINLRGSAILGYAGVGGLGYAMKIAFGQFPTGYGRGLGIAIVIFALCVVLEVVSSTIRRNLLGVEPSGRGLGDRIVRRATRDRPAPSRPDGPAVTVASMSRRPWTPRRVRNTVWSLAAVALVVSSWWMAGVDFDDIAWNQVVPTLQSFWPPNLGSHTFADFGQALLVTVQVAFAAALLSLVLSVVIGSLAARNVAPTGAVRSVFRVVLVVFRGVPELVLAIFLIMVTGLGNQAGVVALAFGGIGLLGKLVADSFEEVPSGPEQALTAAGATRGQRYLAATLPQGLPSLVGNSLYLVDTNIRAATLLGIVGGGGVGYYLTNASTVLALHGQVTTLVAMVLVAVLAVEGLAAWMRRVYR; the protein is encoded by the coding sequence GTGACGGCCCTCGGAGCGCCGCGCGTCAGCCGTGCCGGTGACGTCGGGGACCGCGCGCCGCGCCGACCGGTCGCGGTCCAGCGGATCATCGCCGGTGTCGTCGTGCTCGGCATGGTCGCCTTCGGCGCCTGGTCGTTGTCGGAGCTCGACTTCGGCTGGAGTGCCGTCCCGACGAGCATCGCGAACGCCGCGAAGGTGTTCCAGCAGATGGACCCGATCAGCTTCCCGGCACCCGGGGACCTGGTCTACCTGATCGGCCTCACCGTCGGCATCGTCATCCTGGGCACCGCCGTCGCCGCGGTGATCTCGGTGCCCGTCGCCTGGATCGCCGCCGCCAACACGACGCCCGTCGCCTGGTCGCGGTGGCTCGGACGCGGGATCGGCGCCCTCACCCGCGCGGTGCCGGACGTCGTGATCGCGCTGGCGTTCTCGCTGACGTTCGCGCTGGGCAGCCCACTGCCGGGGATCCTGGCGCTCGGCATCCACTCGATCGGGATGATCTCCAAGCTCTTCGCCGACGCGATCGAGCAGATCGACGACGGACCCCGGCTCGCCGTCCGTGCCGCCGGCGGTTCCCGTGCGCAGGAGTTCTGGTCCGGCGTCGTCCCCCAGGTGCTCCCCTCCTGGATCGCGATCGCCCTGCACCGGTTCGACATCAACCTGCGCGGGTCCGCGATCCTCGGCTACGCCGGCGTGGGCGGGCTCGGGTACGCGATGAAGATCGCGTTCGGGCAGTTCCCGACCGGGTACGGCCGGGGGCTCGGCATCGCGATCGTCATCTTCGCCCTCTGCGTCGTGCTCGAGGTGGTCTCCTCGACCATCCGCCGCAACCTGCTCGGCGTCGAACCGTCCGGCCGGGGACTCGGCGACCGCATCGTGCGTCGGGCGACCCGGGACCGACCGGCTCCGTCCCGACCGGACGGCCCCGCCGTCACCGTCGCCTCGATGTCCCGTCGACCGTGGACGCCCCGTCGGGTGCGCAACACCGTGTGGTCGCTCGCAGCGGTCGCGCTCGTGGTCTCGAGCTGGTGGATGGCCGGCGTCGACTTCGACGACATCGCCTGGAACCAGGTGGTGCCCACGCTGCAGAGCTTCTGGCCGCCGAACCTCGGCAGCCACACGTTCGCCGACTTCGGGCAGGCGCTGCTCGTGACGGTGCAGGTGGCCTTCGCCGCCGCCCTGCTGTCGCTCGTACTGTCGGTCGTCATCGGGTCGCTCGCGGCGCGCAACGTCGCCCCGACCGGTGCGGTCCGCAGTGTCTTCCGCGTCGTGCTCGTCGTCTTCCGCGGTGTCCCCGAGCTGGTGCTGGCGATCTTCCTGATCATGGTGACCGGGCTCGGCAACCAGGCCGGCGTCGTCGCCCTGGCGTTCGGCGGGATCGGCCTGCTCGGCAAGCTCGTCGCCGACTCGTTCGAGGAGGTACCGTCCGGACCGGAACAGGCGCTCACCGCCGCCGGGGCGACGCGGGGCCAGCGCTACCTGGCCGCGACGCTGCCCCAGGGCCTGCCGTCACTGGTGGGCAACTCGCTGTACCTCGTCGACACCAACATCCGGGCGGCGACGCTGCTCGGGATCGTCGGCGGCGGCGGTGTCGGCTACTACCTGACGAACGCGTCCACCGTCCTCGCCCTGCACGGCCAGGTGACCACCCTCGTGGCCATGGTGCTCGTCGCCGTGCTCGCGGTCGAGGGCCTGGCGGCCTGGATGCGTCGGGTGTACCGGTGA
- a CDS encoding DUF1045 domain-containing protein: protein MRAALYAVPGTPSVHAGAARLRTLAEQWLGRSVTGEPVTAATPLGHSRSSIDAITEHARRYGFHGTLKAPFRLARGHGLDELDGAVARFAARRPHVVLPALTLTRMDGFFALVPGVPAPRLDAIANDVVVKFDRFRAPLSDADRARRDPASLTERQRELLDTYGYPYVLEEFRFHLTLTDRVPAGQQPEVERMLRSWFDEVLGQDVPIDALALFVEPEPGAPFVLHTAHRLHPTLTSRTAEAPASEGTR, encoded by the coding sequence ATGAGGGCCGCGCTCTACGCCGTGCCGGGGACGCCGTCGGTGCACGCGGGTGCGGCCCGGCTCCGCACCCTGGCGGAACAGTGGCTGGGCCGGAGCGTCACCGGGGAGCCGGTGACCGCCGCGACGCCGCTCGGGCACAGTCGTTCATCGATCGACGCGATCACCGAGCACGCCCGGCGGTACGGCTTCCACGGGACGCTCAAGGCACCCTTCCGGCTGGCGCGCGGGCACGGTCTCGACGAGCTGGACGGTGCGGTCGCCCGGTTCGCCGCCCGACGCCCGCACGTCGTGCTCCCGGCGCTGACCCTGACGCGGATGGACGGCTTCTTCGCGCTGGTCCCCGGCGTCCCGGCCCCGCGGCTCGACGCCATCGCGAACGACGTGGTCGTGAAGTTCGACCGCTTCCGGGCGCCGCTGTCCGACGCGGACCGCGCTCGCCGCGACCCGGCCTCGTTGACCGAGCGGCAACGGGAGCTGCTCGACACCTACGGCTACCCGTACGTGCTCGAGGAGTTCCGCTTCCACCTGACCCTGACCGACCGCGTCCCGGCTGGCCAGCAGCCCGAGGTCGAACGCATGCTCCGGAGCTGGTTCGACGAGGTGCTGGGGCAGGACGTCCCGATCGACGCCCTGGCGCTGTTCGTCGAACCCGAGCCCGGAGCGCCGTTCGTCCTGCACACCGCGCACCGGCTCCACCCCACCCTCACCTCCCGCACCGCAGAAGCCCCAGCCAGCGAAGGAACACGATGA
- the phnF gene encoding phosphonate metabolism transcriptional regulator PhnF: protein MTVQGRSASGYSAWRLIADEIRREIFDGSLPPAAKLPTEGALAERFRVHRNTVRQAVAALAAEDLVRSRRGSGTFVVEHSVIVHRIGLRTRLSDSLGRRGSAVSGRLLSADTVTEPPPEVDEQLQLDGRPALLLESARSVDGITISRGTHWFDADRVPGVDVHFARTGSMTAALRAVGIEDYLRAHTTVGARIASGEESSDMALPMGTVVLVVHALDALPDGTPLQAGITRFRADRVELDVERPDAGVGALDRTGPAAED, encoded by the coding sequence ATGACGGTGCAGGGGCGGTCCGCGAGCGGGTACTCGGCGTGGCGACTCATCGCCGACGAGATCCGCCGCGAGATCTTCGACGGTTCACTGCCGCCCGCTGCCAAGCTCCCGACCGAGGGCGCACTCGCCGAGCGCTTCCGTGTCCACCGGAACACCGTCCGGCAGGCGGTCGCAGCCCTCGCGGCCGAGGACCTCGTCCGCTCCCGGCGCGGCAGCGGCACGTTCGTCGTCGAGCACTCCGTGATCGTGCACCGGATCGGCCTCCGGACACGCCTCAGCGACAGCCTCGGACGTCGGGGCTCGGCCGTGTCGGGCCGGTTGCTGTCCGCCGACACGGTGACCGAGCCGCCGCCCGAGGTCGACGAGCAACTGCAGCTCGACGGCCGTCCGGCGCTGCTGCTCGAGTCCGCCCGCTCCGTCGACGGCATCACGATCTCGCGGGGCACGCACTGGTTCGACGCCGACCGGGTGCCCGGCGTCGACGTGCACTTCGCCCGCACCGGGTCGATGACCGCCGCGCTGCGTGCCGTGGGGATCGAGGACTACCTCCGTGCCCACACGACGGTCGGCGCACGCATCGCGAGCGGCGAGGAGTCGTCGGACATGGCCCTGCCGATGGGGACCGTGGTGCTGGTCGTCCACGCCCTCGACGCACTGCCCGACGGCACACCCCTGCAGGCGGGGATCACCCGGTTCCGCGCGGACCGGGTGGAACTCGACGTCGAGCGCCCCGACGCGGGTGTCGGGGCGCTCGACCGGACCGGCCCCGCTGCCGAGGACTAG
- the phnL gene encoding phosphonate C-P lyase system protein PhnL → MTEPILTVSEVEKTFTMHLQGGQQIEVLRGLSFRVHPGECVVLGGASGAGKSSVLKMVYGNYAVDRGSVLLGGDPPLDLATADPRQVIAARRDSMGYVSQFLRCVPRVPALQVVAEPLLERGVDRREARDRAATLLTRVHIPERLWSLPPATFSGGEQQRVNIARGFIADLPLLLLDEPTASLDVRNRDVVVELIAEKRRDGTAMLGIFHDVAVRDAVADRVVDVAMSSPAVARERARVDA, encoded by the coding sequence ATGACCGAACCCATCCTCACCGTCTCCGAGGTCGAGAAGACCTTCACCATGCACCTGCAGGGCGGGCAGCAGATCGAGGTGCTCCGCGGACTCAGCTTCCGCGTGCACCCCGGCGAGTGCGTCGTCCTCGGCGGCGCGTCCGGCGCCGGCAAGAGCTCGGTGCTGAAGATGGTCTACGGCAACTACGCCGTCGACCGGGGCAGCGTCCTGCTCGGCGGTGACCCGCCGCTCGACCTCGCCACCGCCGACCCCCGGCAGGTCATCGCGGCCCGCCGCGACAGCATGGGGTACGTCAGCCAGTTCCTGCGGTGCGTGCCGCGCGTGCCCGCGCTCCAGGTGGTCGCCGAGCCGCTGCTCGAGCGTGGCGTCGACCGCCGGGAGGCCCGTGACCGCGCCGCCACGCTGCTCACCCGGGTGCACATCCCGGAACGCCTGTGGTCGCTGCCGCCCGCCACCTTCTCCGGTGGCGAGCAGCAGCGGGTGAACATCGCGCGCGGGTTCATCGCGGACCTGCCGCTGCTGCTGCTGGACGAGCCGACCGCGTCGCTCGACGTGCGGAACCGCGACGTGGTCGTCGAGCTGATCGCCGAGAAGCGTCGCGACGGCACCGCGATGCTCGGGATCTTCCACGACGTCGCGGTGCGGGACGCGGTCGCCGACCGCGTCGTCGACGTCGCGATGTCGTCGCCGGCGGTGGCACGGGAACGCGCACGGGTGGACGCATGA
- a CDS encoding carbon-phosphorus lyase complex subunit PhnI, producing MYVAVKGGEKAIANAHALLAQEGRGDPGTPRIAVDAVAGQLAVLVARVMNEGSLYDPELAARAVLQAQGDVLEAVTLVRSYRTTLPRFGYTLPLDTATLPPQRRISATFKDLPGGQQLGVTFDYTHRLFAEATTDGPVVTASAAEPSGPMPRVNDLLGDASLIEPERSPDSTDPEPADLTRDPTMFPMSRAERLQALARGDEGFLLALGYSTQRGFGRTHPFAGEVRVGEVEVEFDAPELGFAVPLGRVEVTECQMINQFTGSADKPAQFTRGYGLAFGRSERKAMSMSLLDRALRADEFGERREAPAQDEEFVVSHSDNVQATGFVEHLKLPHYVDFQAELGLVRRLRHEHEERAAAVAETEEVRA from the coding sequence ATGTACGTCGCAGTCAAGGGCGGCGAGAAGGCGATCGCGAACGCCCACGCCCTGCTCGCCCAGGAGGGCCGTGGCGATCCCGGCACGCCCCGGATCGCCGTCGACGCGGTCGCCGGCCAGCTCGCCGTGCTCGTCGCACGCGTCATGAACGAGGGGTCGCTGTACGACCCCGAGCTGGCGGCACGCGCCGTCCTGCAGGCGCAGGGCGACGTGCTCGAAGCCGTCACCCTGGTGCGGTCCTACCGCACCACCCTGCCGCGCTTCGGCTACACGCTGCCGCTCGACACCGCGACGCTCCCGCCGCAGCGACGGATCTCGGCGACGTTCAAGGACCTGCCGGGCGGACAGCAGCTGGGCGTGACCTTCGACTACACGCACCGCCTGTTCGCCGAGGCCACCACCGACGGGCCCGTCGTCACGGCGAGTGCGGCGGAGCCGTCCGGTCCGATGCCGCGCGTCAACGACCTGCTCGGCGACGCGTCGCTCATCGAACCGGAGCGCTCGCCGGACTCCACCGACCCGGAGCCCGCCGACCTGACCCGCGACCCGACGATGTTCCCGATGAGCCGCGCCGAACGGCTGCAGGCACTGGCGCGGGGCGACGAGGGGTTCCTGCTCGCGCTCGGCTACTCGACGCAGCGCGGCTTCGGTCGCACGCACCCGTTCGCCGGGGAGGTCCGGGTCGGCGAGGTCGAGGTCGAGTTCGACGCCCCCGAGCTCGGCTTCGCGGTGCCGCTCGGCCGGGTCGAGGTCACCGAGTGCCAGATGATCAACCAGTTCACCGGCAGTGCCGACAAGCCCGCACAGTTCACCCGCGGCTACGGCCTGGCGTTCGGCCGGAGTGAGCGCAAGGCGATGTCGATGTCGCTGCTCGACCGGGCACTGCGCGCCGACGAGTTCGGTGAGCGGCGGGAGGCGCCGGCGCAGGACGAGGAGTTCGTCGTCAGCCACAGCGACAACGTGCAGGCGACGGGGTTCGTCGAGCACCTCAAGCTGCCGCACTACGTCGACTTCCAGGCGGAGCTCGGCCTGGTCCGACGGCTCCGCCACGAGCACGAGGAACGCGCGGCTGCTGTCGCCGAGACGGAAGAGGTCCGCGCATGA
- the phnK gene encoding phosphonate C-P lyase system protein PhnK → MSEPRPLLAVRGAGHRYGDRYGCRDVDFELWPGEVLAVVGESGSGKSTLLGTLSRRLALTEGSIRYTMADGETVELGDLSESTLRRLWRSEWGFVHQDAADGLRMHVSAGGNVGEPLMATGWRHYGQIRTAAAEWLERVEIPVDRIDDTPATFSGGMRQRLQIARNLVVSPRLVFMDEPTSGLDVSVQARLLDLIRSLVAELGLAVVIVTHDLAVARLISHRTLVMQGGRVIESGLTDRVLDDPQAAYTQLLVSSILQG, encoded by the coding sequence ATGAGCGAGCCACGTCCCCTGCTCGCCGTCCGCGGCGCCGGACACCGCTACGGCGACCGGTACGGCTGCCGGGACGTCGACTTCGAGCTGTGGCCGGGTGAGGTGCTCGCCGTCGTCGGTGAGTCCGGCTCCGGCAAGTCCACCCTGCTCGGCACCCTCTCCCGACGCCTGGCGCTGACGGAGGGGTCGATCCGGTACACGATGGCCGACGGCGAGACGGTCGAGCTCGGCGACCTCAGCGAGAGCACCCTCCGGCGGCTGTGGCGGTCCGAGTGGGGCTTCGTGCACCAGGACGCCGCCGACGGCCTCCGGATGCACGTCAGCGCCGGCGGCAACGTCGGGGAACCGCTGATGGCGACGGGCTGGCGGCACTACGGACAGATCCGGACCGCTGCGGCCGAGTGGCTCGAGCGCGTCGAGATCCCGGTGGACCGCATCGACGACACCCCGGCGACGTTCTCCGGCGGCATGCGGCAGCGCCTGCAGATCGCCCGGAACCTCGTGGTCTCACCGCGGCTGGTGTTCATGGACGAGCCGACCAGTGGGCTCGACGTGTCGGTGCAGGCGCGTCTGCTCGACCTGATCCGCTCGCTCGTCGCGGAGCTCGGTCTGGCCGTCGTGATCGTCACGCACGACCTCGCCGTCGCGCGGCTCATCTCGCACCGCACGCTCGTCATGCAGGGCGGGCGGGTCATCGAGTCCGGCCTGACCGACCGGGTGCTCGACGACCCCCAGGCTGCGTACACGCAGCTCCTCGTCTCCTCGATCCTCCAGGGGTGA
- the phnH gene encoding phosphonate C-P lyase system protein PhnH — protein sequence MSTAAAIPTPGFDDPTLDAQRVFRAVLDALAHPGRRYPLRVPPVPPTAFGPGLAAVALTLLDEECSVWIAGAAGDDPALAAWLSFHTGVTRAARPADADFVVVTRASRPALADLAQGTDMDPHRSTTVVLDVRDLDAAVRLTASGPGIDGTVDVDAPWADAAFLDEWRANTARFPRGVDLLLVEDDHVSAFPRTTRLAVSDTTTEA from the coding sequence ATGAGCACCGCCGCAGCCATCCCCACCCCCGGGTTCGACGACCCCACGCTCGACGCCCAGCGCGTGTTCCGCGCGGTCCTCGACGCCCTCGCCCACCCCGGCCGCCGGTACCCGTTGCGCGTCCCCCCGGTGCCGCCGACGGCGTTCGGACCGGGACTCGCCGCCGTCGCACTGACCCTGCTGGACGAGGAGTGCTCGGTGTGGATCGCCGGCGCAGCCGGCGACGACCCCGCACTCGCGGCCTGGCTGTCGTTCCACACGGGTGTGACCCGAGCCGCCCGCCCGGCCGACGCCGACTTCGTCGTGGTGACCCGTGCCTCCCGTCCGGCCCTGGCCGACCTGGCCCAGGGCACCGACATGGACCCGCACCGGTCGACGACCGTCGTCCTCGACGTGCGCGACCTCGACGCTGCCGTGCGCCTCACCGCGAGCGGCCCCGGCATCGACGGCACCGTCGACGTCGACGCCCCCTGGGCCGACGCCGCGTTCCTCGACGAGTGGCGGGCGAACACCGCGCGGTTCCCGCGCGGCGTGGACCTGCTCCTCGTCGAGGACGACCACGTCTCGGCCTTCCCCCGGACCACACGGCTCGCCGTGTCCGACACCACCACGGAGGCCTGA
- a CDS encoding DapH/DapD/GlmU-related protein — MSGHGLPTAGGLRLSEEPAVGPGTAMTGSTLGRWVEIGDDCRLTDSEMADYSYCDRLCDIANTSVGKFANIASAVRIGATDHPLDRATLHHFMYRSSHYWDDAEDDEAWFAQRRARRTRIGHDTWIGHGAQVKPEVTVGDGAVVASGAVVTKDVPAYAVVAGVPARVIRLRQPPETAGRLQRLAWWDWDHATLRARLGDFRTLSVEDFLDRYEG; from the coding sequence GTGAGCGGGCACGGCCTACCGACCGCCGGGGGACTCCGGCTGTCCGAGGAGCCCGCCGTCGGGCCGGGCACCGCGATGACCGGCAGCACGCTCGGACGGTGGGTCGAGATCGGCGACGACTGCCGGCTCACCGACAGCGAGATGGCCGACTACAGCTACTGCGACCGGCTGTGCGACATCGCGAACACGTCCGTCGGGAAGTTCGCGAACATCGCCAGCGCCGTCCGGATCGGAGCGACCGACCACCCGCTCGACCGGGCGACCCTGCACCACTTCATGTACCGCAGCAGCCACTACTGGGACGACGCCGAGGACGACGAGGCCTGGTTCGCGCAGCGTCGTGCCCGGCGGACGCGGATCGGGCACGACACCTGGATCGGCCACGGCGCCCAGGTCAAGCCCGAGGTGACCGTGGGTGACGGCGCGGTGGTGGCGTCCGGTGCGGTGGTCACGAAGGACGTCCCCGCGTACGCCGTCGTCGCCGGGGTGCCCGCGCGGGTGATCCGGCTCCGACAGCCCCCGGAGACCGCCGGACGACTGCAGCGCCTGGCCTGGTGGGACTGGGACCACGCGACGCTCCGGGCCCGGCTCGGGGACTTCCGGACCCTGTCGGTCGAGGACTTCCTGGACCGCTACGAGGGCTAG